Proteins from one Acropora muricata isolate sample 2 chromosome 9, ASM3666990v1, whole genome shotgun sequence genomic window:
- the LOC136929615 gene encoding alpha-1A adrenergic receptor-like, which produces MSAFNSSSQNISYNAGPEFSLGQVIAQASFVIFILILDVCGNCLVIGAILRYRRLRTITNYFIISLAISDLLIAALSMPFRIHHTLNRLVWNLGIKICEFWVFVDLLCSCASISNLSLISVDRFLALTFPLSYRGIMTKTRGIAAIAFVWVYSCMIASLSFTKWSENARISATKQCLKSDKYYYIFAITAGFFLPLTILVINYSLVFRVAFIQAKKVQFIKLTAMEFAESRENQSQTVDSRPSVVSVGRMERKKRRSILRELKATKTLAIVIGTFIVCWLPFFIIMLTTQFYPTSLASLHPSAQKFVAAAFAYVLPLLNSAVNPIIYSSFNSDFRFAFKDIFLHIFVRKQDNFRQRSSSAGEDMVSFQTFIHNNCNNGKIPNILIQDSNSNSEEGEKLS; this is translated from the coding sequence ATGAGTGCCTTTAACTCGTCCAGCCAAAATATTAGTTATAATGCTGGCCCTGAGTTCAGCCTTGGACAAGTCATCGCGCAGGCCAGCTTcgtcatttttattttaattctaGACGTCTGTGGGAATTGTTTAGTTATAGGAGCGATACTTCGTTATCGACGGCTTCGAACCATCACAAATTATTTCATAATCTCGTTGGCCATATCAGATCTTCTCATCGCAGCACTTTCGATGCCTTTTCGCATACATCATACGCTTAACCGGTTAGTTTGGAATCTCGGAATCAAGATTTGTGAATTTTGGGTCTTTGTGGACCTTCTATGCTCGTGCGCTTCCATTTCAAACTTGAGCTTGATCTCTGTCGACCGATTTTTAGCACTGACGTTCCCTTTAAGTTACAGAGGCATTATGACCAAAACAAGGGGAATCGCTGCCATAGCTTTCGTTTGGGTATACTCTTGCATGAttgcttcactttctttcaCAAAGTGGTCAGAAAACGCGAGAATCAGCGCAACGAAACAATGCCTGAAATCGgacaaatattattatatatttgcAATCACGGCAGGGTTTTTCCTTCCACTGACTATTCTGGTGATAAACTATTCACTGGTTTTTCGAGTGGCTTTCATCCAAGCCAAGAAAGTACAGTTCATAAAATTAACTGCTATGGAGTTTGCCGAATCAAGAGAGAATCAAAGCCAAACAGTAGATTCTCGGCCCAGCGTCGTTAGCGTTGGACGGATGGAGCGTAAAAAGCGAAGATCTATCTTAAGAGAGTTGAAAGCCACAAAAACACTAGCTATCGTCATCGGCACTTTTATAGTCTGTTGGTTACCTTTCTTCATTATTATGTTGACGACACAGTTTTACCCAACAAGTTTGGCGTCTCTGCACCCCAGCGCACAGAAATTCGTGGCTGCAGCGTTTGCATATGTTCTCCCATTGCTGAATTCAGCAGTGAATCCTATTATCTACTCGAGCTTTAACAGCGATTTCAGATTTGCATTTAAGGACATCTTTCTGCATATCTTTGTACGAAAGCAGGACAACTTCAGACAAAGATCATCTTCGGCAGGTGAAGACATGGTTTCGTTTCAAACCTTTATTCATAACAACTGCAATAATGGCAAGATTCCAAATATACTTATCCAGGACTCAAATTCCAATTCTGAAGAGGGCGAAAAATTGAGTTAG
- the LOC136929114 gene encoding uncharacterized protein KIAA1143 homolog codes for MAARNVSFTKPKTPLFIENFKKKVGYKEAETVETKFQEADSSNLDDTELSDEKPTVILGSNVSETEAEEFLARLKEHEEADNKDADKNDSLTQGGKIMFKKPVKRKSSGNEKDMNSADNRKKSKPVSTMKGIKNKSLLSFQDDEEDD; via the exons atggccgccagAAATGTCTCTTTCACGAAACCCAAAACTCCTTTGTTTATagaaaattttaagaaaaaagttGGCTACAAAGAGGCAGAAACAGTTGAGACGAAGTTTCAAGAGGCTGATTCGTCGAATCTGGATGATACAGAGCTTTCGGACGAAAAACCGACCGTTATTTTGGGGTCGAATGTTAGCGAGACAGAGGCTGAAGAGTTTTTGGCAAGGTTGAAAGAACATGAAGAGGCAGACAACAAAG ATGCAGACAAGAACGATAGTCTTACACAAGGGGGAAAGATCATGTTCAAGAAACCAGTGAAAAGGAAGTCAAGCGGAAATGAAAAAGACATGAACTCTGCAGATAACAGGAAGAAATCCAAACCAGTGAGTACTATGAAAGGCATAAAAAACAAGAGTCTTCTATCATTTCAGGATGACGAGGAAGATGATTGA
- the LOC136929113 gene encoding uncharacterized protein isoform X2 encodes MAREEATKAFNNEALDTLQRITDIRYRVMAAMLESVAKSLAATTDLSSLSLMSALQSATPECEQSLRKLHALPDVKKNFEVELERGLFNIRGRFGRDERRDIICAVCQVNRFIYDAQEFDFDHYDWARIKIGEKSINPLFNREVAEVLEEAGMEHCCVRIEWSFGDIGEEGHRLKLPTRLATNTHGEFLVVDRDDKTIKVFDSRGKFVYKINPRVDETVTWCDVIDVATDVNNITYILLVWLCELGTYGREVQVFTRNDTRSEMCNKFPVSGRWINRLTVGRDRVFVNNWHVIDVYELNGIPVCSFGERTLSEVRDIAAGPDGQIFVLDSKFLSNEKIARVFNEDGHQQNEFRVDSKEDDYCCLASYPSGEHIVFSGFERKTRRLKVAMYCKEGVFNRSVTLGERLGTGDESELQY; translated from the exons ATGGCTCGCGAGGAAGCAACCAAAGCGTTCAACAATGAGGCTCTGGACACGCTTCAGCGCATTACTGATATTCGGTACCGAGTTATGGCAGCAATGTTGGAGTCAGTTGCAAAGAGTCTTGCAGCCACAACGGATTTATCGAGTCTGTCTCTTATGAGTGCTCTACAAAGTGCAACACCAGAGTGTGAACAGAGTCTACGGAAACTCCACGCTTTGCCAGATGTTAAGAAAAACTTTGAAGTTGAGCTAGAAAGGGGTCTCTTCAATATCAGAGGGCGCTTTGGCCGAGATGAACGAAGAGATATTATTTGCGCCGTTTGCCAAGTAAATCGTTTTATTTATGATGCccaagaatttgattttgatcATTATGATTGGGCCAGAATTAAAATCGGAGAGAAATCGATAAATCCTCTATTCAACAGAGAAGTTGCTGAAGTTTTGGAAGAAGCTGGGATGGAACACTGCTGTGTACGTATTGAATGGTCATTTGGTGACATAGGAGAAGAAGGGCACAGGTTGAAGTTGCCAACACGTCTCGCCACCAACACACATGGAGAGTTTCTAGTAGTAGACAGGGATGATAAAACAATCAAGGTGTTTGACAGCCGTGGAAAATTCGTTTACAAGATTAATCCTCGAGTCGACGAAACTGTGACATGGTGTGATGTCATTGATGTAGCTACTGATGTGAACAACATCACCTATATACTACTGGTTTGGCTGTGTGAGCTTGGGACCTATGGACGCGAAGTCCAGGTTTTTACCAGGAATGACACGAGGAGTGAAATGTGCAACAAATTTCCTGTGAGTGGGCGCTGGATCAACCGCTTGACAGTTGGCCGTGACAGAGTGTTTGTAAACAATTGGCATGTGATTGATGTGTATGAGCTTAATGGAATACCTGTTTGCAGTTTTGGAGAAAGAACATTATCAGAAGTAAGAGATATCGCTGCTGGACCTGATGGTCAAATCTTTGTGCTGGACAGCAAATTTCTCAGTAACGAAAAAATCGCCCGTGTATTCAACGAGGATGGTCACCAACAGAACGAATTTAGAGTCGACAGCAAGGAAGATGATTATTGCTGTCTGGCCAGTTATCCATCGGGTGAACATATCGTCTTCTCTGGTTTTGAACGTAAAACAAGAAGACTGAAAGTGGCGATGTATTGCAAAGAGGGCGTGTTTAATCGATCAGTTACACTTGGTGAAAGGCTTGGCACTGGTGACGAAAG tGAGCTCCAGTACTGA
- the LOC136929113 gene encoding uncharacterized protein isoform X1, with product MAREEATKAFNNEALDTLQRITDIRYRVMAAMLESVAKSLAATTDLSSLSLMSALQSATPECEQSLRKLHALPDVKKNFEVELERGLFNIRGRFGRDERRDIICAVCQVNRFIYDAQEFDFDHYDWARIKIGEKSINPLFNREVAEVLEEAGMEHCCVRIEWSFGDIGEEGHRLKLPTRLATNTHGEFLVVDRDDKTIKVFDSRGKFVYKINPRVDETVTWCDVIDVATDVNNITYILLVWLCELGTYGREVQVFTRNDTRSEMCNKFPVSGRWINRLTVGRDRVFVNNWHVIDVYELNGIPVCSFGERTLSEVRDIAAGPDGQIFVLDSKFLSNEKIARVFNEDGHQQNEFRVDSKEDDYCCLASYPSGEHIVFSGFERKTRRLKVAMYCKEGVFNRSVTLGERLGTGDERMEGSEEKSGYKMSSSTDGSRLKKFCQPVRSQNNMTLTQFSLRFAEIPKETTMTHQKITLDLEQLVFLMKD from the exons ATGGCTCGCGAGGAAGCAACCAAAGCGTTCAACAATGAGGCTCTGGACACGCTTCAGCGCATTACTGATATTCGGTACCGAGTTATGGCAGCAATGTTGGAGTCAGTTGCAAAGAGTCTTGCAGCCACAACGGATTTATCGAGTCTGTCTCTTATGAGTGCTCTACAAAGTGCAACACCAGAGTGTGAACAGAGTCTACGGAAACTCCACGCTTTGCCAGATGTTAAGAAAAACTTTGAAGTTGAGCTAGAAAGGGGTCTCTTCAATATCAGAGGGCGCTTTGGCCGAGATGAACGAAGAGATATTATTTGCGCCGTTTGCCAAGTAAATCGTTTTATTTATGATGCccaagaatttgattttgatcATTATGATTGGGCCAGAATTAAAATCGGAGAGAAATCGATAAATCCTCTATTCAACAGAGAAGTTGCTGAAGTTTTGGAAGAAGCTGGGATGGAACACTGCTGTGTACGTATTGAATGGTCATTTGGTGACATAGGAGAAGAAGGGCACAGGTTGAAGTTGCCAACACGTCTCGCCACCAACACACATGGAGAGTTTCTAGTAGTAGACAGGGATGATAAAACAATCAAGGTGTTTGACAGCCGTGGAAAATTCGTTTACAAGATTAATCCTCGAGTCGACGAAACTGTGACATGGTGTGATGTCATTGATGTAGCTACTGATGTGAACAACATCACCTATATACTACTGGTTTGGCTGTGTGAGCTTGGGACCTATGGACGCGAAGTCCAGGTTTTTACCAGGAATGACACGAGGAGTGAAATGTGCAACAAATTTCCTGTGAGTGGGCGCTGGATCAACCGCTTGACAGTTGGCCGTGACAGAGTGTTTGTAAACAATTGGCATGTGATTGATGTGTATGAGCTTAATGGAATACCTGTTTGCAGTTTTGGAGAAAGAACATTATCAGAAGTAAGAGATATCGCTGCTGGACCTGATGGTCAAATCTTTGTGCTGGACAGCAAATTTCTCAGTAACGAAAAAATCGCCCGTGTATTCAACGAGGATGGTCACCAACAGAACGAATTTAGAGTCGACAGCAAGGAAGATGATTATTGCTGTCTGGCCAGTTATCCATCGGGTGAACATATCGTCTTCTCTGGTTTTGAACGTAAAACAAGAAGACTGAAAGTGGCGATGTATTGCAAAGAGGGCGTGTTTAATCGATCAGTTACACTTGGTGAAAGGCTTGGCACTGGTGACGAAAG GATGGAAGGATCAGAGGAAAAAAGCGGATACAAGA tGAGCTCCAGTACTGATGGAAGCAGATTGAAGAAATTCTGCCAACCAGTCAGAAGCCAAAATAATATGACTTTAACTCAATTTTCCCTCAGATTTGCAGAAATCCCTAAAGAAACAACAATGACCCACCAAAAAATAACACTTGATCTTGAACAGCTGGTTTTCTTGATGAAAGATTGA
- the LOC136928864 gene encoding uncharacterized protein — protein MPVELEVESVDGHFTRKISALTTDRVTGNLRIIDWKKESNKWKHLQGIAFPKQSTARPIIDILIGIDCLDLHYSYEDVQGFPGDPIARRTPLGWTCIGNPDGKIGNCLQTNFIHAYFLHGEAKLEEIDLTLRRFWEIEAVHKDEPVLGLEDRTILNNTQKSLKFVEGRYQVAIPWKKNTTLPQNNYEMALRRLEGTEHRLLKSPKIARTYIDCIEQYTLKGYIRKVPKEDRPTARWFLPHFPIVRPDRTTTKTRIVFDASARYQGVSLNDVICQGPKLQRDLFHVLLRFRKNPVALVCDIAEMYLRIEIAPKDRPFHRFLWRDLDQQKVPEEYEFSRVVFGVNSSPFLAQFVTQQHAETHRTEYPLAAETALKSTYMDDSMDSVADDQQGIELHKQLSQLWERAGMQARKWLSNSPVVLSEIPPEDRASEIDLKEGSLPSIKTLGILWQAAKDAFTFKVQPPDNHFSFTKRNFLSKVATLFDPLGFLAPFIIRAKVLLQDLWAAGLDWDDPFGEALVRRSRNWFEELPELAQISVPRCLQPMKDEITISSSLQTFVDASEDAYGSVVYYRNVYPSGLITSVIVAAKTSVAPLRAISVPRLELMGAVLGLRLTKEISKALNVSDVVFWSDSVDVLWWLRNASRRFKPFVANRVAEIQSLTSSNQWRYVSTENNPADLATRGVTASGLACSEIWWQGPKFLKKPESEWPENLIQASSSSQKEFRSRGRFSKAETNKGQESTLIAATINESRDWRLNPQRFSSWTRLLRVHAWVSRFLDNCCLSKDQRITGELTIDEIRNAENQIIAQAQQQAFPDEYRMLAQGKNLPHSSKLLQLRPVLDEDELVRCNGRLRYAECLPYDTRFPIILPRGHWVTTLIVKHYHEKGYHASGTNQTLADLSSRFWIIAAREEIRAWEKNCTECRKRKAKPASQVMAPLPRIRVKEPLRAFSKIAVDFAGPFFTIQGRGKARQKRYLCLFTCLLSRAVHLELAFGLDTDAFLNAFYRMVNRRGLPQEVVSDNGGNFVGAEKELRELAKNLDEDKIQRSVANKGIRWHFNPPLAPHFGGVHEIMIKAAKRAIFAILGSADVNDEELMTAFTGAEALINSRPLTYQSANPSDDVPLTPNHFLHGQIGGQFAPESVDDNKNLNIKKRWRRIQELVKHFWRRWMREWLPNLNSRKKWLKTQRNLQVGDIVLLISPDAPRGQWPLARVIEVYPGEDGRVRVAKVQVGRNTLTRSISKLCPLEICKQ, from the coding sequence ATGCCTGTAGAACTTGAGGTGGAAAGTGTCGATGGACATTTTACCAGAAAAATCAGTGCTCTCACAACAGACCGAGTTACCGGAAACTTGCGTATTATCGATTGGAAAAAAGAATCGAACAAGTGGAAACATCTCCAAGGAATTGCCTTTCCAAAACAGAGTACCGCACGTCCGATTATTGATATTCTGATTGGTATCGATTGTCTTGACTTACATTACTCCTACGAAGACGTCCAGGGATTTCCAGGAGACCCAATTGCAAGACGTACACCTTTGGGTTGGACTTGTATCGGAAATCCGGACGGCAAGATCGGGAACTGTTTACAGACAAACTTTATCCATGCCTATTTCCTTCATGGAGAGGCAAAGTTGGAGGAAATTGATTTAACTCTGCGCCGATTCTGGGAAATAGAAGCTGTCCACAAAGACGAACCTGTTTTGGGACTTGAAGACAGAACTATTTTGAACAACACCCAAAAGTCCTTAAAGTTCGTGGAAGGGAGATATCAAGTTGCCATCCCATGGAAAAAGAACACTACCTTACCTCAAAACAATTATGAAATGGCACTTCGAAGACTTGAAGGAACAGAACACAGGCTTCTGAAGAGCCCGAAGATCGCTAGAACCTATATAGACTGTATTGAGCAGTACACTTTAAAAGGGTACATCAGAAAAGTTCCAAAGGAGGATCGACCCACGGCCAGGTGGTTTCTTCCTCATTTTCCAATTGTGAGGCCTGACAGAACTACTACAAAGACGCGTATCGTTTTTGATGCCTCTGCGCGGTATCAAGGAGTTTCATTAAACGATGTGATTTGTCAGGGACCAAAGTTACAACGTGACCTTTTCCACGTTTTGCTCCGTTTTCGGAAAAACCCCGTTGCTCTGGTCTGTGACATCGCAGAAATGTATCTGAGGATTGAGATCGCACCTAAAGACCGTCCTTTTCACCGGTTTCTCTGGAGAGACTTAGACCAACAGAAAGTTCCAGAAGAGTACGAATTTAGTCGTGTTGTATTTGGAGTGAATTCGTCGCCATTTCTTGCTCAGTTCGTCACCCAACAACACGCTGAAACACACAGAACGGAGTACCCACTCGCGGCCGAAACCGCCCTCAAATCGACCTACATGGATGACAGTATGGATTCAGTGGCTGATGACCAGCAAGGAATCGAACTACACAAGCAATTGTCACAACTTTGGGAACGTGCAGGAATGCAAGCGCGAAAGTGGTTGTCCAACTCTCCAGTTGTGCTGAGCGAAATTCCACCGGAAGACAGAGCTTCAGAGATTGATTTAAAAGAAGGATCCCTACCCTCTATCAAAACCCTTGGAATATTGTGGCAGGCAGCAAAGGATGCGTTCACTTTCAAGGTTCAACCACCTGATAACCACTTTTCCTTTACGAAACGCAACTTTCTATCAAAAGTGGCAACTTTGTTCGATCCACTCGGGTTCCTCGCACCGTTTATCATCAGAGCCAAAGTCCTGTTACAAGACCTTTGGGCTGCGGGACTAGATTGGGACGATCCTTTCGGAGAAGCCTTGGTGCGTAGAAGTCGAAATTGGTTTGAAGAATTGCCCGAACTAGCTCAAATCAGCGTCCCACGATGTTTACAACCAATGAAAGATGAAATAACAATTTCCTCATCCCTGCAAACCTTCGTAGATGCTTCTGAAGATGCTTACGGTTCCGTCGTATATTACAGAAATGTTTATCCAAGTGGCCTAATAACCAGCGTTATTGTGGCCGCAAAGACAAGCGTCGCTCCCCTTAGAGCAATTAGTGTTCCACGCCTGGAATTGATGGGTGCTGTGCTTGGTTTAAGGCTAACTAAAGAGATTTCAAAGGCGCTTAATGTATCGGACGTAGTTTTCTGGTCAGACAGCGTAGATGTACTCTGGTGGTTGCGTAACGCGAGTCGACGTTTCAAGCCATTTGTTGCTAACAGAGTTGCTGAAATTCAAAGTTTAACCAGTTCCAATCAGTGGAGATATGTTTCAACGGAAAACAATCCCGCGGATCTTGCTACAAGAGGTGTAACAGCATCTGGTCTAGCTTGTTCCGAAATATGGTGGCAAGGCCCtaaattcttgaaaaaaccaGAGTCTGAATGGCCAGAGAATCTGATTCAAGCGTCATCATCATCGCAAAAAGAATTCAGATCAAGAGGACGTTTCAGCAAAGCAGAAACCAACAAGGGTCAAGAAAGCACACTAATCGCGGCTACGATAAATGAATCACGTGACTGGCGTTTGAACCCGCAACGATTTTCAAGTTGGACCCGACTTTTGAGGGTTCACGCGTGGGTATCCCGTTTCCTGGACAACTGTTGTCTGTCAAAAGACCAGCGAATAACTGGAGAACTCACGATTGACGAAATCAGAAATGCAGAAAACCAGATTATCGCACAAGCCCAGCAACAAGCATTTCCTGATGAATACCGCATGTTGGCCCAAGGAAAGAATCTGCCACATTCAAGCAAACTTCTTCAACTTCGACCAGTGCTCGACGAGGACGAACTTGTACGTTGTAATGGACGACTCAGATATGCCGAATGTCTTCCGTACGATACGCGTTTTCCAATTATTCTCCCACGAGGACACTGGGTTACCACCTTGATAGTTAAACACTACCACGAGAAGGGCTATCACGCGAGCGGAACTAATCAAACCCTAGCTGATTTGTCCTCACGTTTTTGGATCATTGCAGCCAGAGAGGAAATAAGAGCTTGGGAGAAGAACTGTACGGAATGCAGAAAACGAAAAGCAAAGCCTGCCAGCCAAGTGATGGCGCCTTTGCCACGGATAAGAGTGAAAGAACCTCTTCGAGCGTTTTCCAAAATTGCGGTAGACTTTGCTGGTCCGTTTTTCACTATACAAGGAAGAGGGAAAGCTAGACAAAAGCGCTATTTATGCTTATTCACTTGCTTGTTATCGAGAGCCGTGCATTTGGAACTCGCATTTGGACTTGACACCGATGCATTTTTGAACGCGTTTTATCGCATGGTCAATCGTAGAGGTCTTCCTCAGGAGGTTGTCTCGGACAATGGAGGAAACTTTGTTGGAGCTGAAAAGGAACTACGTGAACTAGCTAAGAATCTTGACGAGGATAAAATTCAGAGGTCTGTGGCAAATAAAGGTATCAGATGGCATTTCAATCCGCCATTAGCACCTCATTTCGGGGGAGTACACGAAATCATGATTAAGGCGGCCAAGAGAgcaatctttgcaattttggggTCAGCGGACGTAAACGATGAAGAACTGATGACGGCTTTTACTGGTGCAGAAGCTTTGATAAACTCAAGACCGCTTACCTACCAGTCTGCGAATCCAAGCGACGATGTACCTCTCACGCCGAATCATTTTCTTCATGGACAGATTGGCGGTCAATTTGCCCCAGAGAGTGTGGATGACAACAAGAATTTAAACATTAAGAAAAGATGGCGAAGAATTCAAGAACTTGTCAAACATTTCTGGCGCCGATGGATGAGAGAATGGTTACCCAATCTCAATTCGAGAAAGAAATGGCttaaaactcaaagaaatcttcAAGTCGGAGACATTGTTCTATTAATATCTCCAGACGCCCCTCGTGGCCAATGGCCTCTTGCCCGAGTAATCGAAGTTTATCCTGGTGAAGATGGAAGAGTTAGAGTTGCTAAGGTTCAAGTTGGACGCAACACCCTCACTCGAAGTATCTCCAAACTGTGTCCCTTGGAAATTTGCAAGCaatga